A segment of the Calderihabitans maritimus genome:
ACCGCTCACTACGGTTAGCAAATGAGCCGGACCTTCCTGAACTTGATGAGCGAAAGCCACAGGGATGGGGCGGCGATAGTACCGATTTTTTATGGGGGTGGCTAGACGGCCGAAAATACCAAAGGGGGTATTTTTATCAATAGTCCCTGTTAGTTCTCGGTCCTCTATAAAGACGCCTATCTTTTCTCCCGGCTGTCCCCGGCGACCCGGTTGTATCCCCTGGACGGAAGCTTTGACAATTCGACCTTCTCCCGGCTTGATGACATGGTTGTTCTCGATATCAGTAATAATATGTCCCAGGGCCCCGTACATCCGGCCCTTGGGTTCATAAAAGGTAAGAGTTCCAATGCCGGCAGCACTATCCCGGATAAATAGACCAATCCGATACCGCCCCGTTTCCGGACAGAAGAGCGGTTTCACACGGGTCTTGTACGTTCTCTCTTTTCGTTTATAAACAATTTCTATAGGAGCTCCTCCCTGGCCCCATTCATTAATCAGTCTGATTGCCTCCTGGTCATTCCTTACCTTTTGATCATTAATTTTTAGAATAACATCACCAACTTCTAACCCTGCTTCGCGGGCCGGATAACGCCTCCGACCATCCTGTAATATTATAGGAGAATAACCTACCACTATTACTCCTCCGGAGTAAAGGAGAACTCCTATTGAGTGCCCTCCCGGTATTACTTTGAGGGCCGGAACTACCTGAACAGTCATGTTCTTGATCGGAAAAATACCAAACAGGCGCAACTGGAGATTTACCGTCCCGGGCTGTACTGCCACCGGCCAATTATCTCCGAAACTAATAACTTTTTTCCCCAGGTGACTTCCCTGGAACTCCAGTACTCCTTTATTTTCCGGCTCAACATAGATTTTAAAACGCTTTAAGACATTTTCAGGAAAGTTTAATTCGACCTTCAGTTCGTCTCCCACAGTTAAACTTTGTTTTTCCGGCAAACCGTTGAGGCTTTGCCAAACCCACATTAGACATAGAGTCACGGTTCCAAAAACAAGCAGCAGGCCAACCAACCCACGTCGCTTAAACTTCCACACCAATATCACTCCCTAGGCAATTCCCCATGAAAGCCTAGGTCTCCCCACTCCTGTTAAGCGACGCCCTGGCCAGGACAAAAAGTAGCCTTTTAAAAGAAAAATAGCCCAAAAAACAAAAGCCTTTAAGCGGCTAAACGG
Coding sequences within it:
- the spoIVB gene encoding SpoIVB peptidase: MWKFKRRGLVGLLLVFGTVTLCLMWVWQSLNGLPEKQSLTVGDELKVELNFPENVLKRFKIYVEPENKGVLEFQGSHLGKKVISFGDNWPVAVQPGTVNLQLRLFGIFPIKNMTVQVVPALKVIPGGHSIGVLLYSGGVIVVGYSPIILQDGRRRYPAREAGLEVGDVILKINDQKVRNDQEAIRLINEWGQGGAPIEIVYKRKERTYKTRVKPLFCPETGRYRIGLFIRDSAAGIGTLTFYEPKGRMYGALGHIITDIENNHVIKPGEGRIVKASVQGIQPGRRGQPGEKIGVFIEDRELTGTIDKNTPFGIFGRLATPIKNRYYRRPIPVAFAHQVQEGPAHLLTVVSGDKIEKFSINIEKVIHQEKPDGKGLVIKITDPRLLELTGGIVQGMSGSPIIQNGRLVGAVTHVFVNDPTRGYGIMAEWMLRQTILKTRQISSLPGLFIFAI